In a genomic window of Dolichospermum sp. DET69:
- a CDS encoding ParB/RepB/Spo0J family partition protein, producing MSSKRRELKDFLYESTEPTKDSPLPTATVALSAISLPSQQPRRYFDPLKMEQLIQSVKEHGILENLLIRPILSQPGQYELVAGERRYRAAQAVGLLEVPVTIRTLTDSEAFTIALVENLQREDLNPVEETEGILQLLSLRLESTPNEVTALLYRMLNDVSRLTNNVISQPESEAIKAIFTDLGLMGWESFVSNRLPLLKLPIDILEALRSGKIEYTKANAIARVKNEQLRQSLLAEAIASRLSLTQIKERIRSLNETKPSQDTSNPLKQRITSILGRVQKTKVLSNPQKQKQLEKLLFQMENLLEED from the coding sequence AAGATTCACCACTGCCAACAGCAACGGTGGCTTTATCTGCTATTAGTCTGCCCTCTCAACAGCCCCGGCGCTATTTTGATCCGCTCAAGATGGAGCAACTCATTCAATCTGTGAAAGAGCATGGCATTTTAGAAAATCTGCTCATTCGACCAATTTTAAGTCAACCAGGGCAGTATGAATTAGTAGCCGGAGAAAGACGCTATCGGGCAGCGCAAGCTGTGGGATTATTAGAAGTTCCTGTTACCATCCGCACATTAACTGATTCTGAAGCTTTTACCATTGCCCTAGTAGAAAATCTCCAACGGGAAGACCTGAATCCAGTAGAAGAAACTGAAGGTATTTTGCAGCTACTGTCACTGCGATTAGAATCAACTCCAAATGAAGTCACAGCCTTGCTTTATCGGATGTTGAATGATGTTTCCCGATTGACTAATAACGTTATTAGTCAACCAGAATCTGAAGCAATTAAGGCGATATTTACTGATTTAGGGTTGATGGGGTGGGAGTCTTTTGTGAGTAATCGTCTACCTTTACTAAAACTACCTATAGATATTTTAGAGGCGCTGCGTTCCGGGAAAATTGAGTACACCAAGGCCAATGCCATTGCACGGGTGAAGAATGAACAGTTACGCCAAAGTTTACTAGCAGAAGCGATCGCTAGTCGATTATCACTAACTCAAATTAAAGAACGTATCCGTAGTCTTAACGAAACTAAACCTAGCCAGGATACCTCAAATCCTCTCAAACAGCGCATTACATCCATTTTGGGACGAGTGCAAAAAACAAAGGTTTTATCCAATCCCCAAAAGCAAAAACAATTAGAAAAACTGTTATTTCAAATGGAAAATTTACTAGAAGAAGATTGA